Proteins co-encoded in one Capnocytophaga ochracea DSM 7271 genomic window:
- a CDS encoding CAP domain-containing protein, with product MMKKLFFLFLALLSLQCSKSQDSETTGLNSDKMLTLINQQRQKGCNCGSNYFKPVPPVKWNKTIGKVAKAHSDDMLKRNVLTHYSKNGQDPGGRLINAGYEWATWTENVAMGQQNEEEAMKSWLESPGHCANIMNAQVTEVGAGRSGKYWTQLFAAPK from the coding sequence ATAATGAAAAAACTATTCTTTTTATTCTTAGCACTCCTATCGTTACAGTGTAGTAAATCACAAGATAGTGAGACCACAGGTTTGAACTCTGACAAGATGCTCACCCTTATCAATCAGCAACGACAAAAAGGCTGCAATTGTGGTAGTAATTATTTTAAACCCGTACCTCCTGTAAAGTGGAATAAAACAATAGGAAAAGTAGCCAAAGCCCATAGTGACGATATGCTTAAACGCAACGTATTAACTCACTATAGTAAAAACGGACAAGATCCTGGTGGGAGACTTATTAACGCTGGTTATGAATGGGCTACGTGGACTGAAAATGTAGCTATGGGACAACAAAATGAAGAAGAAGCAATGAAAAGTTGGCTCGAAAGTCCAGGACATTGCGCTAATATTATGAATGCCCAAGTTACCGAAGTAGGTGCTGGTCGTAGCGGTAAGTATTGGACGCAACTCTTTGCCGCACCCAAATAA